GGGCGTGGAACGTCTGTTCTGGCAACAGCCGGGGGTGTACAGCACCGCGTCCGGGTATTGCGGCGGTTATACGCCTAATCCCACTTACCGGGAAGTCTGCACCGGCAAGACCGGTCACGCGGAAGCCGTGCGCGTCGTGTTCGATCCGGCGGTGGTGAGCTACCCGCAGTTGCTGCAACTGTTTTGGGAAAATCACAACCCGGCGCAAGGCATGCGACAGGGCAATGACATCGGTACGCAGTACCGTTCCGCAATCTATACGTTAACCACAGAGCAGGAAACCGCGGCGAAAGAGAGCTACCAGCGCTTCCAGCAGGCCATGCGCGA
The DNA window shown above is from Dickeya dadantii NCPPB 898 and carries:
- the msrA gene encoding peptide-methionine (S)-S-oxide reductase MsrA; protein product: MANFDKTQPIGQSDALPGRTTPMPVARLHVVNQHSMTHVPDHMEVAIFAMGCFWGVERLFWQQPGVYSTASGYCGGYTPNPTYREVCTGKTGHAEAVRVVFDPAVVSYPQLLQLFWENHNPAQGMRQGNDIGTQYRSAIYTLTTEQETAAKESYQRFQQAMRDAGNDHDITTEIQPAGPFYYAEDEHQQYLHKNPDGYCGLGGIGVCLPPQG